A region from the Polyangiaceae bacterium genome encodes:
- a CDS encoding universal stress protein — translation MVQLKKILCPVDFSDCSKLALDEAMRMAESFGAELTVLHCFEGSQYVRPDLVGWTYAGEHRPLREIAQDDARAELAALRATVGDPKGVHWRVEEGAPVETILEESNAGLYDLIVVGTHGRTGLTHLLLGSVAERIVRSAACPVLTLRSRKQAA, via the coding sequence ATGGTCCAGCTGAAAAAGATTCTGTGTCCCGTCGACTTTTCGGACTGCTCGAAGCTCGCCCTGGATGAGGCGATGCGCATGGCAGAGAGCTTCGGCGCGGAGCTGACCGTGCTGCATTGCTTCGAAGGCTCGCAGTACGTCCGCCCCGATCTAGTCGGGTGGACGTACGCTGGAGAGCACCGGCCACTGCGGGAAATCGCCCAAGATGACGCCCGTGCGGAGCTGGCAGCGTTGCGCGCGACGGTTGGAGATCCCAAAGGGGTCCACTGGCGGGTAGAGGAGGGCGCTCCCGTAGAGACGATCCTCGAGGAGTCCAACGCTGGGCTCTACGACCTGATCGTCGTTGGGACCCATGGCCGCACTGGGCTCACGCATTTGTTGCTTGGGAGCGTCGCTGAACGCATCGTGCGCAGCGCTGCCTGTCCCGTGCTGACCCTACGTAGCCGCAAGCAAGCCGCGTAG
- a CDS encoding acyl-CoA desaturase translates to MSQPSPVTPAGATLEPNERIDLVKSIPFAIMHLMPLGIFYFGFNWGDFALCIALYVVRMFFITGAYHRYFSHRSYKVGRFMQFLLAFGGATAAQKGPLWWASHHRVHHKYSDTPQDVHPPSRGFWWAHVGWILCSKYEDTDLNRVKDLAKYPELRWIDKYYLVPPTILAVSVFLLGGASALFTGFFLSTVLLYHGTFTINSLTHRFGKRRYATTDTSKNSFLLALITLGEGWHNNHHYYQGSANQGFFWWEIDISYYTLVVLSWFGLVKDLRKPPEKVLTSNLVKDVGERDSVSRNKSGTEGALGTTEGGRIHERSATNHVSQPVAL, encoded by the coding sequence ATGAGTCAGCCCTCCCCCGTGACGCCTGCGGGTGCCACGCTCGAGCCCAACGAGCGCATCGACCTGGTGAAGTCGATCCCGTTCGCCATCATGCATTTGATGCCGCTCGGCATCTTCTACTTCGGCTTCAACTGGGGGGACTTCGCGCTGTGCATCGCGCTCTACGTGGTGCGGATGTTCTTCATCACCGGCGCGTACCACCGCTACTTCTCCCACCGGAGCTACAAGGTTGGGCGCTTCATGCAGTTCCTGCTGGCGTTTGGTGGAGCGACGGCCGCGCAAAAGGGACCGCTCTGGTGGGCGTCTCACCACCGCGTGCATCACAAGTACTCGGACACGCCTCAAGACGTGCATCCGCCGTCTCGCGGCTTCTGGTGGGCGCATGTGGGTTGGATCCTGTGCAGCAAGTACGAGGACACGGATCTGAACCGGGTGAAGGACCTAGCGAAGTACCCGGAGCTCCGCTGGATCGATAAGTACTACCTCGTTCCGCCGACGATCTTGGCGGTGAGCGTGTTCCTGCTCGGCGGTGCGAGCGCACTGTTTACCGGCTTCTTTCTGTCGACCGTGCTGCTTTATCACGGCACCTTCACGATCAACTCGCTGACCCATCGCTTTGGCAAGCGGCGCTACGCCACGACAGACACCAGCAAGAACTCGTTCCTGCTAGCGCTCATCACCCTCGGCGAGGGGTGGCACAACAACCACCACTACTACCAGGGCAGCGCCAACCAGGGCTTCTTCTGGTGGGAGATCGACATCAGCTACTACACGCTAGTTGTGCTGTCGTGGTTCGGCCTGGTGAAGGATTTGCGGAAGCCACCAGAGAAGGTGCTCACCAGCAACCTGGTGAAGGACGTGGGAGAGCGCGATTCGGTGTCGCGGAACAAGAGCGGCACGGAAGGTGCTTTGGGTACTACCGAAGGAGGTCGTATCCATGAGCGTTCCGCTACGAATCACGTTTCGCAACCTGTCGCACTCTGA
- a CDS encoding histidine kinase, with amino-acid sequence MSSQPLDIESVKQYVGFDAESAKLLRELHPLAEPHFERIVDDFYAAIQQHPDAHQAITGGNAQIQRLKRSLVRWLESVLLGPHDEDYVATHSRIGRVHVRIALPQEFMFTAMNRIRSALTHITVESFHEDHERCAHTIHAVGQVLDLELALMLDTYREDLVARMRSHERLATIGQLAASVGHELRNPLGIIESSLYLLRNRVSDLAAADPKVEKHLGRIATQVRVCNSTITQLLELARSRPPSKGWRNLRQVLDIAVEYAPLGPTASVELDVPEDLQVLVDADQLRQVLINLFHNSVQARSDVTIQVSARAVPGGHEIDIADNGPGIPADIRSRVFDALFTTRAKGTGLGLSLCRRILEAHRGEIQLVPSEIGTIFKLWLPDHETETSGSSE; translated from the coding sequence GTGTCGTCGCAGCCCCTCGATATCGAAAGTGTGAAGCAATACGTGGGATTCGACGCTGAGTCGGCGAAGCTCCTACGCGAACTGCATCCGCTGGCGGAGCCGCACTTCGAGCGCATCGTCGACGACTTCTACGCAGCGATCCAACAGCACCCGGACGCCCATCAAGCGATCACCGGAGGCAACGCGCAAATTCAGCGCCTGAAGCGATCCTTGGTGCGTTGGCTGGAGTCCGTTCTGCTGGGACCGCATGACGAGGACTACGTGGCAACCCACTCGCGCATCGGGCGCGTGCACGTGCGCATCGCGTTGCCTCAAGAGTTCATGTTTACCGCGATGAACCGCATCCGCAGTGCGCTCACGCACATCACGGTCGAGAGTTTCCACGAGGATCACGAGCGCTGCGCCCACACGATTCACGCGGTCGGCCAAGTCCTCGATCTGGAGCTCGCGCTGATGCTCGACACCTACCGTGAAGACTTGGTGGCGCGCATGCGATCTCACGAGCGCCTGGCAACCATCGGTCAGCTCGCGGCGAGCGTCGGTCACGAGCTCCGCAACCCCTTGGGCATCATCGAGTCGTCGCTCTACTTGTTGCGCAATCGCGTCAGCGACCTGGCAGCAGCGGACCCCAAGGTGGAGAAGCACCTCGGTCGCATCGCGACTCAGGTGCGAGTCTGCAACAGCACGATCACCCAGCTCCTCGAGCTCGCGCGGAGTCGCCCACCCTCGAAAGGCTGGCGCAATCTCCGTCAGGTGTTGGACATCGCGGTGGAGTACGCCCCACTCGGTCCAACCGCCTCGGTGGAGCTGGATGTCCCCGAAGACCTCCAGGTGCTCGTCGACGCGGATCAACTGCGTCAAGTGTTGATCAACCTGTTCCACAACTCGGTCCAGGCGCGCTCAGACGTGACGATCCAGGTCAGCGCGCGGGCCGTCCCTGGTGGACACGAGATCGACATCGCCGACAACGGTCCAGGAATTCCAGCTGATATCCGTTCTCGAGTTTTCGATGCGCTGTTTACGACCCGCGCCAAAGGAACAGGCCTTGGCCTGAGCCTCTGTCGGCGTATCCTCGAAGCCCATCGCGGGGAGATTCAGCTGGTGCCTTCGGAGATCGGCACGATCTTCAAGCTCTGGCTTCCGGACCACGAAACCGAAACCTCTGGCTCTTCCGAGTGA
- a CDS encoding ferritin-like domain-containing protein, translated as MNRPLQLDTLEAKLPISFNWTYEHDRPQLNRLYRKALVSQWNGETDLDWSIDVDLEAQNIPEFMHPLFGSSLYDKLTDTEKKRLQAELTAWTQSQFLHGEQGAMLAAAQLVDCVPDTDSKLYAATQVVDEARHVEVFDKYLHEKVGFSYDINPHLRTLLDLILTDSRWDMKLLGMQVMVEGLALAAFGVTRNNVLEPLLKDLTDHVIRDEARHVAYGVLSLSDHYQGMQESEVREREDFVYEGARLMRDRFLFQEVWEKMGMPVEECMRITFENEGQKQFRQLLFAKIVPAVKRIGLLSSRQRERFEDLGILQYENWEDPADEEN; from the coding sequence ATGAACCGCCCCCTGCAACTCGACACGCTAGAAGCGAAGCTGCCTATCAGCTTCAACTGGACCTACGAGCATGACCGACCGCAGCTGAATCGCCTGTATCGCAAGGCGCTCGTTTCCCAGTGGAATGGCGAAACGGATCTCGATTGGAGCATCGACGTCGACCTCGAAGCGCAGAACATCCCCGAGTTCATGCACCCGCTGTTTGGTTCGTCGCTGTACGACAAGCTGACGGACACGGAGAAAAAGCGCCTGCAAGCCGAGCTCACCGCGTGGACCCAGTCCCAGTTCCTGCACGGGGAACAAGGCGCCATGTTGGCCGCGGCTCAGTTGGTCGACTGTGTGCCGGACACCGACAGCAAGCTCTACGCAGCGACTCAGGTGGTGGACGAGGCGCGTCACGTCGAAGTGTTCGACAAGTACCTCCACGAGAAAGTCGGCTTCTCCTACGACATCAACCCGCACCTACGCACGCTCCTCGACTTGATCCTCACGGATAGCCGCTGGGACATGAAGCTCTTGGGGATGCAGGTGATGGTCGAAGGCCTGGCACTGGCGGCGTTCGGCGTGACGCGCAACAACGTGCTCGAGCCGCTGCTCAAGGACCTGACGGATCACGTGATCCGCGACGAAGCACGCCACGTGGCGTACGGCGTACTCTCCCTCAGCGACCACTACCAGGGCATGCAAGAGTCTGAAGTTCGCGAGCGCGAAGACTTCGTCTACGAAGGCGCGCGCCTGATGCGCGACCGCTTCTTGTTCCAAGAAGTCTGGGAGAAGATGGGCATGCCCGTCGAGGAGTGCATGCGCATCACCTTCGAGAACGAGGGGCAGAAGCAATTCCGCCAGCTGCTCTTCGCGAAGATCGTTCCAGCGGTAAAGCGCATCGGCCTTCTCTCCTCGCGGCAACGCGAACGCTTCGAGGACCTCGGCATCCTGCAGTACGAGAACTGGGAAGATCCGGCGGACGAGGAGAACTAA
- a CDS encoding universal stress protein, translating into MSSEQASHYTVVVGADYSKLGDLALERAFQLVQDRPDAEIHVVNVAHGFGPMVSVELGEGTETFSLDEAAAALKKHVEARIDAWEADHGMLELSHLVTHLRVGSPAHEIAQLATDLEAEEVVVGTHGRRGVSRLLLGSVAEGVVRLAPCSVSVVRPKSAPTEPKIEPACPECVKVRQASGGKELWCAQHLEHHARRHTYHYSSRQWGGASRHSEIP; encoded by the coding sequence ATGAGCTCGGAACAAGCAAGCCACTACACCGTGGTGGTAGGCGCCGATTACTCGAAGTTGGGCGATCTCGCCCTCGAGCGAGCTTTCCAGCTCGTGCAGGACAGACCGGACGCTGAGATTCACGTGGTGAATGTCGCTCACGGTTTCGGTCCGATGGTTAGCGTGGAGCTCGGTGAGGGTACCGAGACCTTCAGCCTGGATGAGGCCGCCGCGGCGCTGAAAAAGCACGTTGAGGCACGGATTGACGCTTGGGAAGCCGACCACGGGATGCTCGAGCTATCGCATCTGGTCACGCACTTGCGCGTCGGCTCACCCGCCCACGAGATCGCCCAGCTCGCGACGGACTTGGAAGCGGAGGAAGTCGTTGTGGGTACCCACGGGCGGCGCGGCGTCTCCAGGCTCCTGCTCGGGTCGGTTGCTGAAGGGGTCGTGCGTCTAGCGCCTTGCTCCGTCAGCGTCGTTCGTCCGAAGAGCGCTCCCACGGAGCCCAAAATCGAGCCGGCTTGCCCTGAGTGCGTCAAGGTTCGCCAGGCCAGCGGCGGCAAGGAGCTGTGGTGCGCTCAACACCTCGAGCACCACGCGCGGCGCCACACTTACCACTACAGCTCCAGGCAGTGGGGCGGGGCTTCGCGCCACAGCGAGATCCCCTGA
- a CDS encoding hemerythrin domain-containing protein, giving the protein MSVLTPLFDEHRLILRVTDAFENYLKQLPTDSEEVRQDLHRFVTFFREFVDLCHHEKEEAVLMPAMVKAGCDWESEDFEHLRKDHNQERYLMRVIRQAAAQRGLWTGEDLRHLKSIGQELVDFMRAHVDRENTRIYPVAVELLQGERAAELTQAFEDFERARRSHGYDGFLKEMADELVRDYSGVKVA; this is encoded by the coding sequence ATGTCTGTACTCACTCCGCTCTTCGACGAACACCGGCTCATCCTTCGAGTCACGGACGCCTTCGAGAACTACCTGAAGCAGCTGCCAACGGACTCCGAGGAAGTCCGTCAGGACCTGCATCGCTTCGTCACGTTCTTTCGCGAGTTCGTCGACCTGTGTCACCACGAGAAAGAAGAGGCGGTGCTGATGCCCGCGATGGTGAAGGCGGGCTGCGACTGGGAGAGTGAAGACTTCGAGCACCTGCGCAAGGATCACAACCAGGAACGCTACCTGATGCGGGTGATCCGGCAGGCAGCCGCGCAGCGCGGCCTGTGGACGGGAGAAGATCTCCGGCACCTGAAGAGCATCGGGCAGGAGCTGGTTGATTTCATGCGCGCGCATGTCGATCGCGAGAACACCAGGATCTATCCCGTCGCAGTCGAGCTGCTCCAGGGCGAGCGCGCGGCGGAACTCACCCAGGCCTTCGAGGACTTCGAGCGTGCGCGGCGTTCCCACGGCTACGATGGTTTCCTGAAGGAAATGGCGGACGAGCTGGTGCGTGACTACTCGGGAGTCAAGGTGGCATGA
- a CDS encoding universal stress protein, which translates to MNEPKKLLVPVDFSPCSAHALRYAAFLADSWGAEVGVAYVWEPPLTPSDDPTADVPYQAQEFQSQAAARLDSDLVQFIQAAHFPESVTVTRKILRGDPKKRIVEEAVDADYDMLLLGTHGRKGLERLLLGSVAEWVVRHADVPVMVVPPDRNQQIAAISESLPVIPV; encoded by the coding sequence ATGAACGAGCCAAAGAAGCTGCTGGTCCCCGTGGATTTCTCGCCGTGTAGCGCTCACGCGCTGCGCTACGCTGCTTTCCTTGCGGATTCTTGGGGCGCCGAGGTGGGCGTGGCCTACGTCTGGGAGCCGCCACTCACACCGTCGGACGACCCGACCGCGGACGTGCCCTATCAAGCGCAAGAGTTTCAGTCCCAGGCCGCGGCGCGCCTCGACAGCGACCTCGTGCAGTTCATTCAGGCGGCGCATTTCCCTGAGAGCGTGACGGTGACACGCAAGATCCTGCGCGGAGACCCGAAGAAGCGCATCGTCGAGGAAGCCGTGGACGCCGACTACGACATGTTGCTGCTCGGCACCCACGGACGCAAAGGGCTCGAGCGGCTGCTGCTCGGCAGCGTCGCCGAGTGGGTGGTGCGTCACGCAGACGTGCCGGTCATGGTGGTGCCGCCCGACCGCAATCAGCAAATCGCGGCCATCTCCGAGAGCCTGCCGGTCATCCCTGTCTGA
- a CDS encoding ribosome-associated translation inhibitor RaiA, with the protein MSVPLRITFRNLSHSDAIEARIREKAQKLDRYKEFVTDVHVVVDSPHNHHHKGRIYTVSLELHVSGHEFHINRDNGKNHGHEDVYVAMRDAFEAGVRQVDEHVTKVRGHQRARAV; encoded by the coding sequence ATGAGCGTTCCGCTACGAATCACGTTTCGCAACCTGTCGCACTCTGACGCGATTGAGGCCCGCATCCGCGAAAAGGCCCAGAAGCTCGATCGCTACAAAGAGTTCGTGACGGATGTGCACGTGGTCGTCGATTCGCCGCACAACCATCATCACAAAGGGCGCATCTACACCGTTTCCCTGGAGCTCCATGTCTCTGGGCACGAGTTCCACATCAATCGCGACAACGGTAAGAACCACGGCCATGAGGACGTGTACGTGGCGATGCGCGACGCATTCGAGGCCGGCGTCCGTCAGGTGGACGAGCACGTGACCAAGGTGCGCGGTCACCAGCGGGCTCGAGCGGTTTGA